The window GGGGAGCCAGGCGCTGAGGAGCGGGCCCGTGGTGACGGCCACACGGGTAGGGGGCTGGCGAACAGCGGGGTTGTGGTTGAGGCTGGGCCACCAAAGCGGCGTTTGACAGTGCTCAGGCCATCTTCCTCCCGTCCCAGACTTCGTGGCGCTGCTGACAGGGCCGAGGTCGCAGGCGGTGGCACGAGCCCGAGTCTCGCTGCTGCGCTCTAGCCTCCGCTTCTCTATCTCCTACAGGCGGTGAGAAAGGGGAAGGAGCAAGGAGGGGTCAGCTGCCGGGGCCCGGGAGGGAAACTGGGAGAGCTGGGAGGGGCTGCTTTTGGCTCAGTCCGGCCTCACCCGACCTCTCATTCCCAGGCTGGACCGCCCTACCAGGATCCGCTTCTCAGACTCCAATGGCAGTGTCCTGTTTGAGCACCCTGCAGCCCCCACCCAAGATGGCCTGGTGAGATGATGCCATTTATGAGCACTTGCCCAGTCTGGGCACTGTGCCGAGAGCATGCTCTGCATTGCCTCCCGTGGTCCTCACCACAGCCCAGTGGGAGGAAGGCACTGACATTatgatgcccattttacagaagggggaactgaggctcagtaGGATAATgtgatttgttcaaggtcacacagctagtaagtggtgcaGCCAGGATTGGAACCCAAGCATCTGGCTCCAGCGTTCTTTCTTAAGCTTCCTAGGGCACCCTGGAGGTTCCTTTCCATGTTCCTTTTTCATAAGCCCTGCCTGGGCATCCTAATTGGCCTAGCCTGCACAGTGTCTGAGCGTAGGGCCTTCTTGTCTCTCTGCTCCAGGTCTGTGGGGTGTGGCGGGCAGTGCCTCGGTTGTCTCTGCGGCTCCTTAGGGCAGAACAGCTGCATGTGGCACTTGTGACACTCACTCACCCTTCAGGGGAGGTCTGGGGGCCTCTCATCCGGCACCGGGCCCTGGCTGCAGGTAGGGAGCAAAGAGCCCCGGGCGTGAAGTTCTGAGTCttctctatcacccaggaaaGGGGGGGAGGGTTTCTGACGGGCTCTCATCATCGTCCCTTCCCCAGAGACCTTCAGTGCCATCCTGACTCTAGAAGGCCCCCCACAGCAGGGCGTAGGGGGCATCACCCTGCTCACTCTCAGTGACACAGAGGACTCCTTGCATTTTTTGCTGCTCTTCCGAGggctgctggaacccaggagtggGGGTAAGTGGGATGGGGGCAAAACACGTGAGAAGGTTAGGGAGAGCACCTGTCTCAGAAAGGCCCACATGTGCGGCCTTGCAGGACTAACCCAGGTTCCCTTGAGGCTCCAGATTCTACACCAGGGGCAGCTACTGCGAGAACTTCAGGCCAATGTCTCAGCCCAGGTGAGTGGGGATCTGGCTCTCGCtgccacctgtcttggcctcttgCTATTGCCCATCACAccctgctctgtccccaggaACCAGGCTTTGCTGAGGTGCTGCCCAACCTGACAGTCCAGGAGATGGACTGGCTGGTGCTGGGGGAGCTGCAGATGGCCCTGGAGTGGGCAGGCAGGCCAGGGCTGCGCATCAGTGGACACATTGCTGCCAGGAAGAGCTGCGACGGTGAGGCGGGGGGGGGGCCTGGTGCGCCGGGCATGCACAACTGAGAGACACAGACAAGTGCCAGGGTGGGTGTGGGAGAGATCCTGTGGACTGGGGGTGTAAGCGGCCATGGGGTAAACCTAGCCTCACCTGTCTTGCCCCTCCGTAGTCCTGCAAAGTGTCCTTTGTGGGGCTGATGCCCTGATCCCAGTCCAGACGGGTGCTGCCGGCTCAGCCAGCCTCACGCTGCTAGGAAATGGCTCCCTGATCTATCAGGTAAGAGCCAGGGGCTGCagaaggtgggggaggggtggcgtGGGCAGCAGGCCCCAGGCCTTTACTGCCTCTCCACTTTGCCCTCCTCCATCCCTGCCCATCAGGTGCAAGTGGTAGGGACAAGCAGTGAGGTGGTGGCCATGACACTGGAGACCAAGCCTCAGCGGAGGGATCAGCGCACTGTCCTGTGCCACATGGCTGGACTCCAGCCAGGAGGACACACGGTGAGGGCTCCAGGTGGAGCTGGACCCCAGGGCCCAATGCATGGGCTGTGGGAAGCCAGGTTGGATGAGCAGGGATGTTCATTATCATCCACTCACTCATGGGTTCtcccactcattcatttattcatttgacttttttttttttttttttttgagatggagtctggctctgtcaccaggctggagtgcagtggtgtgatcttggcttactgcaacctctgcctcctgggttcaagcgattctcctgcctcagcctcccaagtagctgggaccacaggtgtgcaccaccacacccagctaatttctgtatttttagtagagacggggtttcaccgtgttggccaggatggtcttgatctcttgacctcatggtccgcccacttcggcctcccaaagtgctgggattacaggcgagagccaccgtgcccggcatgaTTTGACATTTTTAGTGAGCCCCAGACTAGGGACTAGAGTACAAAGCAAATCATATGTGGCCCCTGTGCTTAGCAAGCTCACAGTCAAATGGGAGCATTGGACCTGGAGAACAGTGCCACAGGCCACATATTAGTAAATGTAATGGCAATGGTTGCTACTTATAGGGCCTTTCCATGTGCTAGGTGCTGCATTGGTGGCCTTACATAGTTTTTGGCTTTCACAGTATCCATTTGAGAGATGAGGAAGTGAAGACTTGGAGAAGTTAAGTTACTCTTGAAGGTTGTTACATAGCTAGGAAGCAGCAGGGGAGGGCCTTGAAACTGGGCCTGCCAGGTCCTTATCCTGTGTTTCTGGTGTGTGGAAGTGTGTGTGGGTGGAGTGGGGGCACAAAATGGTCCAAGACTTCAGAACCTTGGACTCGTGTGAGAGCTGAGAAGGCCtatcctcccctgcccccaggccGTGGGTATCTGCCCTGGGCTGGGTGCCCGAGGGGCTCATATGCTGCTGCAGAATGAGCTCTTCCTGAACGTGGGCACCAAGGACTTCCCAGACGGAGAGCTTCGGGGGCACGTGGCTGCCCTGCCCTACTGTGGGCATAGCGCCCGCCATGACAGTGAGTGTCCTTAGGGGTCTGTCTGCCCTTTGGTTTCCTAGAACATTTGAGGGATGGTGGCAGACAGCCGGAGCCTGGTGTGTCTTTCTTTGTGCCTAAGCTCCGGTTGCCATCTGAAGGTGGGGACATATAGGGTGGCCCTGCTGGCGGACTCTTCCTGTTGCTGAGGTTCAAGGGTCTAAAACTTGCTGCTCTCCAGGCCCTGGACCTATGGACAGTGTCTTCCAGCTCGTGGAATGTGTGCTGGGGAGCTGGGAATGCTGGGTTTGAGGGCTTGCCCTAGGCCACCTTCTCACCTGTCATCTCTCCTCTGTCTGGACCCAGCGCTGCCCGTGCCCCTAGCAGGAGCCCTGGTGCTACCCCCTGTGAAGAGCCAAGCAGCAGGGCACGCCTGGCTTTCCTTGGATACCCACTGTCACCTGCACTATGAAGTGCtgctggctgggcttggtggctcagaACAAGGCACTGTCACTGCCCACCTCCTTGGGCCTCCTGGAACGCCAGGGCCTCGGCGGCTGCTGAAGGGATTCTATGGCTCAGAGGTAAGGATGTGATGGTAGGCGGCAGCTTggaacatttctgttttttagctTGAAGGGCTGTGTGGGCCTGTGTTGGGGAAAGCAGAGAGCAGGCAGCCTGGTATAGAAGAGCtggcataaataaaataaattaaacagtgatttgtaggctgggtgcagtggctcaagcctgtaatcccagcactttgggaggccaggtgggtggatcacctgaggtaggaagctcaagactagcctgaccaacatggagaaaccccatctctactaaaaatacaaaattagctgggcgtggtggcacatgcctataatcccagctactccagaggctgaggcaggagaatcgcttgaacctgggaggtggaggttgcagtgagccgagatggcgccattgcactccagcctggacagaaaGAGcaaaaatccgtctcaaaaaaaaaaaaaaaaaaaaaaaaaaaaagagctggcatGGGCTTGGGAGTCAGATAGACCTGGGCATGACTCTGACTGgctttttattattcattctcctttctaagtctttttttggtggggtgtCTTGGATAGTATGTAATATCCTGGACCTCAGGGGGGTAGGTGGGATGGACTAAGCCCTTCAAGTGGGGTGAGTTCTCATGGACTTGGTCAGAGAGACCTGGCTTCCAAGCTCCACACTATTGCCAATGGGCTTTGCTACCATGAAGACTTTATTTAACCTCCCTGgctctcagtttcttcatctgtgaactGGGGACAGTAGGCTCAGCCCTAAAGTGCCTTATTCCTATCCATTGTCCTGTCTATGTgcaggcccagggtgtggtgaAGGACCTGGAGCCGGAACTGCTGCGGCACCTGGCAAAAGGCATGGCCTCCCTGATGATCACCACCAAGGGTAGCCCCAGAGGGGAGCTCCGAGGGCAGGTAGGTGGCGAGTGTGGGcagtgggggcagtggggagggtgCAGAGTTGGAGGGGCACTGTGTGCCATTGCACTAGTCACTTGCTGTCTCTGAGTCCTGGGGGTGGTCGTATCACAGCGCCCCCCCGGCTGGTGGGGAGGATGAGCTACATGAGGAGGCTGGCAGCCCGGCACCCTATCCCTGGCAGCTGAGATGATTGTGGAGCGAATGGCATCCTCCTGGGCCACTGCAGCGCTCAGGGGGCCGAGGTGTCTCCTGCTGGCTGGCCAGCTGCCGCTGGTAAAGACGCGAGGGGGAGCCCCAGCGCTGCCTCAGTTGGCCTCTCCTCCCAGGTGCACATAGCCAACCAATGTGAGGTTGGCGGACTGCGCCTGGAGGCGGCCGGGGCCGAGGGGGTGCGGGCGCTGGGGGCTCCGGATACAGCCTCTGCTGCGCCGCCTGTGGTGCCTGGTCTCCCGGCCCTAGCGCCCGCCAAACCTGGTGGTCCTGGGCGGCCCCGAGACCCCAACACATGCTTCTTCGAGGGGCAGCAGCGCCCCCACGGGGCTCGCTGGGCGCCCAACTACGACCCGCTCTGCTCACTCTGCACCTGCCAGGTAGGAGGTCCTGGAAGGGCACACTGGGTCCTGGGATCTGGAGCAAGGGGCCTGGACACTCCCGTCAATGCCTCTGCTCCTCTCTGCAGAGACGAACGGTGATCTGTGACCCGGTGGTGTGCCCACCGCCCAGCTGCCCACACCCGGTGCAGGCTCCCGACCAGTGCTGCCCTGTTTGCCCTGGTGAGTTCCCCGCAGGGGAGTGGAGGGAGGAGTTGGCCCAGTGCGGACAGGTCCTTTGGGGAGGGAATGAGGGTGGTCACTCTCTGCTTTCACCATTTCTTTGGCTCCACAGAGAAACAAGATGTCAGAGACTTGCCAGGGCTGCCAAGGAGCCGGGACCCAGGAGAGGGTGAGCTGGAAGGGTGCGTGCAGGGTGGGAGGCCCCAGAGGAGCCATTAGGTTGAACCAGGAGGGGGACAAGAAGGGGAGAGTATATAGGGGGTGGCCTGAGGGGCACAGATTCCAAGTGATGCCTGACAGGACTCATTAGTGTTACTGGCCCCCAGGTGGGCCCTTGGCTTAGGCTCGTGTGGGGGTGGCCTGAGGCTCAAGCCTTGGTTGTGGGCCCAGCTGATGAGCTCATACTAATGGCTGCTGGGCCCTGTTCCCCACCAGGCTGCTATTTTGATGGTGACCGGAGCTGGCGGGCAGCGGGTACGCGGTGGCACCCCGTTGTGCCCCCCTTTGGCTTAATTAAGTGTGCTGTCTGCACCTGCAAGGTATGGCCACCCAATCTTCTCTGGTGCCATAACCCAGCGGGGTCTGCAGAGATGGGGAGGGGCTGCCAGGTGAGGAAGGCCCGTCCTTGGTGAGGAGGGCTCAAGAATCAAAACGATATGAGAAAAGGCCCTTGCGCTCTGAGAGTCGGCTTCCTGTGGGAAAATGAACAGGGCTGACCTGGGTGTGGATTCTGGCTCTGCCAGCTAACTAGTGCCAGTGACCCTAGGCAccttctgtccctgagcctcactttcctctccTGTAAGCAGATATGATGGCACCTACCTTGCAGGGTTCTGATGAGGAGCTGAGTTTAGGTCTATAAAGCCAGTCCGGGCCTCTGAGTAAAAGGCCACAGAGAGACTGCATTTGAGGTGTGGAATAGGAGAGGGAGTGGGCAGGAGGCTTATGTGCCCCCTGCCTGACACTCCTTGCTCAATGGATCCCTACAGGGGGGCACTGGAGAGGTGCACTGTGAGAAGGTGCAGTGTCCCCGGCTGgcctgtgcccagcctgtgcGTGTCAACCCCACCGACTGCTGCAAACAGTGTCCAGGTGAGAGAGGTGGCTGAGCACTGAGGCCTCACCTTTGGGTTGAGGCAGGCTTTGTCCTGGGTGAGGGGAAGGGTGCTCAGTTAATTGAGCATTATACTGAGCACTGCTCTGTGCCTAGCCTGGAGCCAGGACTCTAAATGCAGTGGAAAGAATGTGATATACTAGTGGGGTATGATGGGTTCTGGTTCCTgctccatccatccgtccatccatccatccatccatccatccatccatccatccatccatccgtccattcatctatctatccacccatACAACCATCCACCCATTGatgcatccatccatgcatccatccatccctccatccatccacccatccacccattgatgcatccatccatccatccatccatccatccatccatccatccatccgtcccttcatccatccattcatctgcccacccacccatccaaaTTTatcacctactaagtgccagaaACTGCAACGTGCTGGGTATTCAAAGAGAATACTCATAAAACCTTGTTGGTCCTCCTGGGCtgatcctttctctttccctctcaacAGTGGGGTCGGGGGCCCACCCCCAGCTGGGGGACCCCATGCAGGCTGATGGGCCCCGGGGCTGCCGTTTTGCTGGGCAGTGGTTCCCAGAGAGTCAGAGCTGGCACCCCTCAGTGCCCCCTTTTGGAGAGATGAGCTGTATCACCTGCAGATGTGGGGTAAGTGGGGAGCAGAGGCTTGTGTGAGGTGGGTACTGGGAGCCTGGTCTGGAGTAGGGAGACCTTCCCAGGGAGGTCCCTGAAGAAGCTGAAGGTCACTGTGTCCCAGTGCCTCTGGGGGACACTCAGTGTCTGCTCTGTCTTGTACCAGGCAGGGGTGCCTCACTGTGAGCGGGATGACTGTTCACTGCCACTGTCCTGTGGCTCGGGGAAGGAGAGTCGATGCTGTTCCCGCTGCACGGCCCACCGGCGGCGTAAGTGAGGGAGTCCAGGGTCAGCAGCTGTGAGTGGAGGGCTCACCTGCCTGTGGGACTCCTGATCAGGGAAGGGAGCACTCACTGTGTGCAGGAACAGTGCAGCCTGCCTCACAAGTGCCATTCCAATCCACCCTCACAGCAACCTGGTGGAATTGTTATTTATGaccttttctttacaaatgagatttctgaagctcagagaaattaagcaacGAGATGAAGGTCACCCAGCTGTGTGCACTGACCTGTTTAGAAAATACTGGCCTTTCTGGGACCAAGGCAGGGATGCTTTGCCCTGCCCTCtatgcctctctgtgcctctccactccctctcccctcctccaacattCCCTCCCTTCTGTCTCCAGCAGCCCCAGAGACCAGAACTGATCCAGAGCTGGAGAAAGAAGCCGAAGGCTCTTAGGGAGCAGCCAGAGGGCCAAGTGACCAAGAGGATGGGGCCTgagctggggaaggggtggcatCGAGGACCTTCTTGCATTCTCCTGTGGGAAGCCCAGTGCCTTTGCTCCTCTGTCCTGCCTCTACTCCCACCCCCACTACCTCTGGGAACCACAGCTCCACAAGGGGGAGAGGCAGCTGGGCCAGACCGAGGTCACAGCCACTCCAAGTCCTGCCCTGCCACCCTCGGCCTCTGTCCTGGAAGCCCCACCCCTTTCCTCCTGTACATAATGTCACTGGCTTGTTGggatttttaatttatcttcactCAGCACCAAGGGCCCCCGACACTCCACTCCTGCTGCCCCTGAGCTGAGCAGAGTCATTATTGGAGagttttgtatttattaaaacatttctttttcagtctttggGCATGAGGTTGGCTCTTTGTGGCCAGGAACCtgagtggggcctggtggagaaGGGGCAGAGAGTAGGAGGTGAGAGAGAGGAGCTCTGACACTTGGGGAGCTGAAAGAGACCTGGAGAGGCAGAGGATAGCGTGGCAGttggctggcatgcctgggtTCCGCAGAGGGGCTGGGGATGGTTCTTGAGATGGTCTAGAGACTCAAGAATTTAGGGAAGTAGAAGCAGGATTTTGACTCAAGTTTAGTTTCCCACATCGCTGGCCTGTTTGCTGACTTCATGTTTGAAGTTGCTCCAGAGAGAGAATCAAAGGTGTCACcagcccctctctccctccttcccttcccttccctttctttccctcccctcccctcccctcccctcccctcccctcccctccccttcccttcactctcccttccctctcccttcccttcccttctccttcgtTCACagcaatggggtcttgctatgttgcccaggctggtcttgaactcctggcctcaagtgatcctcctgccttggccttccaaagtgttgggattacaggcatgagccaccacacccagcccagcctctACCTTCTTTGTCTAAAGTGAGGCAaacacttttctgtttttttcctggaAACTCGTGTTCTGGACCAGTTCTGGGGCAAACTGGGGTCAGAGTGGATTGGAATCAGCTCTGATCCAGCTTTTGGCTGTGCTTACCTTGAGACCAAATCATGTAGAGAATAAGACAAGACCCTCCTGCCCTGTtaccctcttctctctcccctccctcattCCTACCATCAAGACCCAGGCATTTTGACAAGCTCTAGGAAATGAGGGTATCAGAACAGAAATCTAACAAATGTATGTAGCTGCAGATCCATCTTTCATATAAACAATGTGGAGTCAAATGAATCTGGGATTTTATGATCTGGTAGGGCAGGGGAAAGGGAAATCATAGCTTGCTTATGGAGTGTTAGGCATGCTGTATGTGGTTAAGAAGTTATTGTCTTAGCCCATTGAAGCATCGAGTTCCAGTTCTGCTGTTAACTAGCTGAGTTATTTAACTTTCACAAACCCCCATTTCCCTTTTATAAAACACATGATATCCCCCTCACAGGATTCAATCAGAACACGTGCATTACACAAGCTCAGGGCCTGGCACGTATTCGCTGCAAAAGGCACTCTCCCCGAGGTGGGATTTGTGGGGCTGGTTTGGAATGAAGGCAGGGAGAATCGCAGGGAGGAGAGTGGCCATGGGCTTCACTTGCGTTTGGCAACTGATATGCTGCTGAATGCTtaggggagaggaggggctggACTGAGGATTCAGGGATGATGAGGATGGGGATAACCACTTGGGCCAGAGCCCTGGCTGTTAATAGGAGGATCGTGAGGGCCAGATAGGGATGAAAAAGCAGCAGTATTCAGCACGGGGTTAAGTGTGGGAGTGAGGCACCAGTTGTGGTATGATGGAGATTTGGCCCAGAAATGGTGTGCTGACAGTGTTGTCCTCCTTGGTGTGGAACTTTGGTGGGAAGAAGGGTTGGAAAGGGAAATTTTGATCCTTGGATTTAACCCGAGTTTGTTACTGATGCTCACAAGACTAGGGGAAGGAATAAGGCAGGTGAGTCACTCTAGGATGGCTCAGTGAGCTCCACagagctggaaccacaggcaccaGGAGGGATTCAGAGCAGGCCTCAGTGCACGTCAGCTGAGTGAACCAATGAGCAGGTGATGGGTCCAGGCAGAGCCCTGTCCTCTTTAGGCAAAAACCCTTGAAACACCGTTCCCATCCTAGCCTGTGTTCCAACCAAAGCTGGCCAGTCTCCAGGCCCTGCCTGAGCCCCAGGGAAGTGGTATGGTGAAACAGAAGGGCCAGCCCTGTCCAGTGTGTGAGGAACTTCATTTCAGACTTGTTGGAAGCCCTGATGTTCAGAGACCTCAATAATATCATTCATTTTTCCCATCCATTCAATGCCCATTCAATGCCCATCCATTCAATGCCCCATCCATTCCCCTTCAGGCAACTGCACATTGGTCAGAGAGCCCTTTCCCTttccaaaaaaccaaaccaaaccaaaaacccTGCAAAAATGCAGCAAAATCCAAGCAGAGGACCATTTTCCTGGGTTTAGTATTTCTGTGTCTCAAAACAGTTACCTGTAGTATTTAAAATTTGATCTCTCACCCTGGGGTCAGTCAGGCCTTTTACATGGCAGAGGGTTTGACTCAACCACTGAGCTTCTCCAGCAAAACAGACAGAAGGGAATACATACCTGCTTGGCTGAAGAAATGGGGtggttttgatacaacattttttGAAGAGAAAACTCCTTCATGTGCAGTAATCCACTTTGCCAAGTTCTCCTTGTGCGACTACCTCTTAGGCATTCCCTAGTGATACTCTGCCCACTTTTAATATACCAAATCCAGATTGTGCTAAGGTAGGTGATGAACAGCAAACAGTTTGGAGCTATGGCATGGTGGTATGCTGGCAGCTGTCAGTTCACTTTTGTCCATGTCACCAGAGCAGGATCTGTGCAGTGACTTAAGAACAATAGTTTTCAAATCTTGGCCATGGATATGTGAAATTGCCACAGGGCAGAGGGACAGATGGGGGTTCCAGGGACCTCCTGGGAGTGggagggccgaggcaggcagatcacctgaggtcaggagttcaagaccagcctgccaacatgatgaaaccccgtctctactaaaaatacaaaaaatcagccaggtgtggtggcgggtgcctgtaatcccagctactcgggaggctgaggcaggagaatcgctggaacctgggaggcagaggttgcagtgagccgagatcgctccattgcactccagcctgggcaacaagagcaaaactctatctcaaaaaaaataaaaataaaaaaataaagt is drawn from Homo sapiens chromosome 3, GRCh38.p14 Primary Assembly and contains these coding sequences:
- the CHRD gene encoding chordin isoform X2 produces the protein MPSLPAPPAPLLLLGLLLLGSRPARGAGPEPPVLPIRSEKEPLPVRGAAGCTFGGKVYALDETWHPDLGEPFGVMRCVLCACEAPQWGRRTRGPGRVSCKNIKPECPTPACGQPRQLPGHCCQTCPQERSSSERQPSGLSFEYPRDPEHRSYSDRGEPGAEERARGDGHTDFVALLTGPRSQAVARARVSLLRSSLRFSISYRRLDRPTRIRFSDSNGSVLFEHPAAPTQDGLVCGVWRAVPRLSLRLLRAEQLHVALVTLTHPSGEVWGPLIRHRALAAETFSAILTLEGPPQQGVGGITLLTLSDTEDSLHFLLLFRGLLEPRSGGKWDGGKTREKVRESTCLRKAHMCGLAGLTQVPLRLQILHQGQLLRELQANVSAQEPGFAEVLPNLTVQEMDWLVLGELQMALEWAGRPGLRISGHIAARKSCDVLQSVLCGADALIPVQTGAAGSASLTLLGNGSLIYQVQVVGTSSEVVAMTLETKPQRRDQRTVLCHMAGLQPGGHTAVGICPGLGARGAHMLLQNELFLNVGTKDFPDGELRGHVAALPYCGHSARHDTLPVPLAGALVLPPVKSQAAGHAWLSLDTHCHLHYEVLLAGLGGSEQGTVTAHLLGPPGTPGPRRLLKGFYGSEAQGVVKDLEPELLRHLAKGMASLMITTKGSPRGELRGQVHIANQCEVGGLRLEAAGAEGVRALGAPDTASAAPPVVPGLPALAPAKPGGPGRPRDPNTCFFEGQQRPHGARWAPNYDPLCSLCTCQRRTVICDPVVCPPPSCPHPVQAPDQCCPVCPEKQDVRDLPGLPRSRDPGEGCYFDGDRSWRAAGTRWHPVVPPFGLIKCAVCTCKGGTGEVHCEKVQCPRLACAQPVRVNPTDCCKQCPVGSGAHPQLGDPMQADGPRGCRFAGQWFPESQSWHPSVPPFGEMSCITCRCGAGVPHCERDDCSLPLSCGSGKESRCCSRCTAHRRPPETRTDPELEKEAEGS
- the CHRD gene encoding chordin isoform X7, producing MPSLPAPPAPLLLLGLLLLGSRPARGAGPEPPVLPIRSEKEPLPVRGAAGCTFGGKVYALDETWHPDLGEPFGVMRCVLCACEAPQWGRRTRGPGRVSCKNIKPECPTPACGQPRQLPGHCCQTCPQERSSSERQPSGLSFEYPRDPEHRSYSDRGEPGAEERARGDGHTDFVALLTGPRSQAVARARVSLLRSSLRFSISYRRLDRPTRIRFSDSNGSVLFEHPAAPTQDGLVCGVWRAVPRLSLRLLRAEQLHVALVTLTHPSGEVWGPLIRHRALAAETFSAILTLEGPPQQGVGGITLLTLSDTEDSLHFLLLFRGLLEPRSGGKWDGGKTREKVRESTCLRKAHMCGLAGLTQVPLRLQILHQGQLLRELQANVSAQEPGFAEVLPNLTVQEMDWLVLGELQMALEWAGRPGLRISGHIAARKSCDVLQSVLCGADALIPVQTGAAGSASLTLLGNGSLIYQVQVVGTSSEVVAMTLETKPQRRDQRTVLCHMAGLQPGGHTAVGICPGLGARGAHMLLQNELFLNVGTKDFPDGELRGHVAALPYCGHSARHDTLPVPLAGALVLPPVKSQAAGHAWLSLDTHCHLHYEVLLAGLGGSEQGTVTAHLLGPPGTPGPRRLLKGFYGSEAQGVVKDLEPELLRHLAKGMASLMITTKGSPRGELRGQVHIANQCEVGGLRLEAAGAEGVRALGAPDTASAAPPVVPGLPALAPAKPGGPGRPRDPNTCFFEGQQRPHGARWAPNYDPLCSLCTCQRRTVICDPVVCPPPSCPHPVQAPDQCCPVCPEKQDVRDLPGLPRSRDPGEGCYFDGDRSWRAAGGHWRGAL
- the CHRD gene encoding chordin isoform X1; the protein is MPSLPAPPAPLLLLGLLLLGSRPARGAGPEPPVLPIRSEKEPLPVRGAAGCTFGGKVYALDETWHPDLGEPFGVMRCVLCACEAPQWGRRTRGPGRVSCKNIKPECPTPACGQPRQLPGHCCQTCPQERSSSERQPSGLSFEYPRDPEHRSYSDRGEPGAEERARGDGHTDFVALLTGPRSQAVARARVSLLRSSLRFSISYRRLDRPTRIRFSDSNGSVLFEHPAAPTQDGLVCGVWRAVPRLSLRLLRAEQLHVALVTLTHPSGEVWGPLIRHRALAAETFSAILTLEGPPQQGVGGITLLTLSDTEDSLHFLLLFRGLLEPRSGGKWDGGKTREKVRESTCLRKAHMCGLAGLTQVPLRLQILHQGQLLRELQANVSAQEPGFAEVLPNLTVQEMDWLVLGELQMALEWAGRPGLRISGHIAARKSCDVLQSVLCGADALIPVQTGAAGSASLTLLGNGSLIYQVQVVGTSSEVVAMTLETKPQRRDQRTVLCHMAGLQPGGHTAVGICPGLGARGAHMLLQNELFLNVGTKDFPDGELRGHVAALPYCGHSARHDTLPVPLAGALVLPPVKSQAAGHAWLSLDTHCHLHYEVLLAGLGGSEQGTVTAHLLGPPGTPGPRRLLKGFYGSEAQGVVKDLEPELLRHLAKGMASLMITTKGSPRGELRGQVHIANQCEVGGLRLEAAGAEGVRALGAPDTASAAPPVVPGLPALAPAKPGGPGRPRDPNTCFFEGQQRPHGARWAPNYDPLCSLCTCQRRTVICDPVVCPPPSCPHPVQAPDQCCPVCPEKQDVRDLPGLPRSRDPGEGCYFDGDRSWRAAGTRWHPVVPPFGLIKCAVCTCKGGTGEVHCEKVQCPRLACAQPVRVNPTDCCKQCPVGSGAHPQLGDPMQADGPRGCRFAGQWFPESQSWHPSVPPFGEMSCITCRCGAGVPHCERDDCSLPLSCGSGKESRCCSRCTAHRRPAPETRTDPELEKEAEGS
- the CHRD gene encoding chordin isoform X6, with the translated sequence MPSLPAPPAPLLLLGLLLLGSRPARGAGPEPPVLPIRSEKEPLPVRGAAGCTFGGKVYALDETWHPDLGEPFGVMRCVLCACEAPQWGRRTRGPGRVSCKNIKPECPTPACGQPRQLPGHCCQTCPQERSSSERQPSGLSFEYPRDPEHRSYSDRGEPGAEERARGDGHTDFVALLTGPRSQAVARARVSLLRSSLRFSISYRRLDRPTRIRFSDSNGSVLFEHPAAPTQDGLVCGVWRAVPRLSLRLLRAEQLHVALVTLTHPSGEVWGPLIRHRALAAETFSAILTLEGPPQQGVGGITLLTLSDTEDSLHFLLLFRGLLEPRSGGLTQVPLRLQILHQGQLLRELQANVSAQEPGFAEVLPNLTVQEMDWLVLGELQMALEWAGRPGLRISGHIAARKSCDVLQSVLCGADALIPVQTGAAGSASLTLLGNGSLIYQVQVVGTSSEVVAMTLETKPQRRDQRTVLCHMAGLQPGGHTAVGICPGLGARGAHMLLQNELFLNVGTKDFPDGELRGHVAALPYCGHSARHDTLPVPLAGALVLPPVKSQAAGHAWLSLDTHCHLHYEVLLAGLGGSEQGTVTAHLLGPPGTPGPRRLLKGFYGSEAQGVVKDLEPELLRHLAKGMASLMITTKGSPRGELRGQRRTVICDPVVCPPPSCPHPVQAPDQCCPVCPEKQDVRDLPGLPRSRDPGEGCYFDGDRSWRAAGTRWHPVVPPFGLIKCAVCTCKGGTGEVHCEKVQCPRLACAQPVRVNPTDCCKQCPVGSGAHPQLGDPMQADGPRGCRFAGQWFPESQSWHPSVPPFGEMSCITCRCGAGVPHCERDDCSLPLSCGSGKESRCCSRCTAHRRPPETRTDPELEKEAEGS
- the CHRD gene encoding chordin isoform X5 codes for the protein MPSLPAPPAPLLLLGLLLLGSRPARGAGPEPPVLPIRSEKEPLPVRGAAGCTFGGKVYALDETWHPDLGEPFGVMRCVLCACEAPQWGRRTRGPGRVSCKNIKPECPTPACGQPRQLPGHCCQTCPQERSSSERQPSGLSFEYPRDPEHRSYSDRGEPGAEERARGDGHTDFVALLTGPRSQAVARARVSLLRSSLRFSISYRRLDRPTRIRFSDSNGSVLFEHPAAPTQDGLVCGVWRAVPRLSLRLLRAEQLHVALVTLTHPSGEVWGPLIRHRALAAETFSAILTLEGPPQQGVGGITLLTLSDTEDSLHFLLLFRGLLEPRSGGLTQVPLRLQILHQGQLLRELQANVSAQEPGFAEVLPNLTVQEMDWLVLGELQMALEWAGRPGLRISGHIAARKSCDVLQSVLCGADALIPVQTGAAGSASLTLLGNGSLIYQVQVVGTSSEVVAMTLETKPQRRDQRTVLCHMAGLQPGGHTAVGICPGLGARGAHMLLQNELFLNVGTKDFPDGELRGHVAALPYCGHSARHDTLPVPLAGALVLPPVKSQAAGHAWLSLDTHCHLHYEVLLAGLGGSEQGTVTAHLLGPPGTPGPRRLLKGFYGSEAQGVVKDLEPELLRHLAKGMASLMITTKGSPRGELRGQRRTVICDPVVCPPPSCPHPVQAPDQCCPVCPEKQDVRDLPGLPRSRDPGEGCYFDGDRSWRAAGTRWHPVVPPFGLIKCAVCTCKGGTGEVHCEKVQCPRLACAQPVRVNPTDCCKQCPVGSGAHPQLGDPMQADGPRGCRFAGQWFPESQSWHPSVPPFGEMSCITCRCGAGVPHCERDDCSLPLSCGSGKESRCCSRCTAHRRPAPETRTDPELEKEAEGS